One stretch of Lacrimispora sphenoides DNA includes these proteins:
- the atpD gene encoding F0F1 ATP synthase subunit beta, which translates to MNIGKIVQVLGPVVDVEFFEGSELPRIKDALEVNNEGKRCVMEVAQHMGNSTVRCIMLASSEGLYKGMEVTATGEGIKVPVGEQTLGRLFNVLGETIDNGGSLNGGPEWVIHRDPPAFEEQSPVAEILETGIKVIDLLAPYAKGGKIGLFGGAGVGKTVLIQELIHNIATEHGGYSIFTGVGERSREGNDLWTEMGESGVISKTALVFGQMNEPPGARMRVAETGLTMAEYFRDEEHKNVLLFIDNIFRFTQAGSEVSALLGRMPSAVGYQPTLATEMGELQERITSTKNGSVTSVQAVYVPADDLTDPAPATTFAHLDATTVLSRKIVEQGIYPAVDPLASNSRILEPDVVGEEHYEVARKVQELLQKYKELQDIIAILGMEELGDDDKITVYRARKIQKFLSQPFSVAENFTGVAGKYVPLKETVRGFKAIVNGDMDQYPEAAFFNVGTIDEVIEKARTLEA; encoded by the coding sequence ATGAATATAGGAAAGATCGTTCAGGTCCTTGGACCTGTAGTAGATGTTGAGTTTTTTGAGGGCAGCGAACTTCCCCGCATTAAGGACGCCCTTGAGGTGAATAATGAAGGGAAACGCTGCGTAATGGAAGTTGCACAGCATATGGGAAACAGCACAGTCCGCTGCATAATGCTGGCTTCCAGTGAAGGGCTGTATAAAGGTATGGAGGTGACCGCTACCGGGGAAGGCATTAAGGTTCCGGTAGGTGAGCAGACTCTGGGACGCCTTTTTAATGTACTTGGAGAGACCATTGATAACGGCGGTTCCTTAAATGGAGGTCCGGAGTGGGTCATTCACAGAGATCCTCCGGCCTTTGAGGAGCAAAGCCCTGTGGCAGAGATCCTGGAAACGGGAATCAAAGTCATTGATCTTCTGGCCCCTTATGCAAAAGGCGGAAAGATCGGTTTGTTCGGCGGCGCCGGTGTTGGTAAGACGGTTCTGATCCAGGAGCTGATCCATAACATTGCCACGGAGCATGGCGGATATTCTATTTTTACCGGTGTTGGAGAGCGTTCCCGTGAGGGTAATGACCTTTGGACCGAAATGGGAGAGTCCGGCGTTATTTCAAAAACTGCCCTGGTATTCGGTCAGATGAATGAGCCGCCTGGTGCACGTATGCGTGTGGCTGAAACTGGACTTACCATGGCGGAATACTTCCGTGACGAAGAGCATAAGAATGTGCTTTTATTTATTGATAATATTTTCCGATTCACCCAGGCGGGTTCTGAGGTTTCTGCACTTCTTGGACGTATGCCGTCTGCGGTTGGTTACCAGCCTACCCTGGCTACGGAAATGGGCGAGCTTCAGGAGAGAATTACTTCAACGAAAAATGGTTCCGTTACTTCTGTACAGGCAGTATATGTACCTGCCGATGACTTGACGGATCCGGCACCTGCAACTACTTTTGCCCATTTGGATGCTACCACCGTACTATCCAGAAAGATCGTAGAACAGGGTATTTATCCGGCGGTTGATCCTCTTGCCTCAAACTCCCGTATCCTTGAACCGGATGTGGTTGGGGAAGAGCATTATGAGGTAGCCCGTAAGGTACAGGAATTGCTACAAAAATATAAGGAGCTTCAGGATATTATCGCTATCTTAGGTATGGAAGAATTGGGAGATGACGATAAGATCACGGTTTACCGGGCAAGAAAGATCCAGAAATTCTTATCCCAGCCTTTCTCAGTGGCTGAGAACTTTACAGGCGTTGCAGGTAAATACGTTCCCCTTAAGGAAACAGTCCGGGGCTTTAAGGCAATTGTGAATGGAGATATGGATCAGTATCCTGAGGCTGCATTCTTTAATGTGGGAACTATTGATGAGGTGATTGAAAAGGCCAGGACATTAGAGGCTTAG
- the atpG gene encoding ATP synthase F1 subunit gamma encodes MANAREIQSRMNSIKSTMKITNAMYTISSSKLKRARKVLTDTEPYFYALQRTIARIIRHTPEIDDPYLDTRPHIKKEDRKIGYIVVTADKGLAGSYNHNIFKLAQEQIDKGGNPMLFVVGDLGQQYFMKKGIPVEQDFRYTVQKPNMSRARIIEEKIVDYFLTGKLDEVYMIYTRMVNAMKMEAEIEQLLPIPKHRLSQSVPINVHLEEITMKPSPQAVIDAIVPNYIAGFIYGGLVESYSSEQNSRMMAMQAATKSAQEMLDELAITYNRVRQAAITQEITEVISGAKAQKKKRKKA; translated from the coding sequence ATGGCAAATGCGAGAGAGATACAAAGCAGGATGAACAGCATCAAAAGTACCATGAAGATAACCAATGCGATGTATACCATTTCCTCGTCAAAGCTGAAAAGAGCAAGGAAAGTCCTGACTGATACGGAGCCTTACTTTTATGCACTGCAAAGGACTATTGCCAGAATCATAAGGCACACGCCCGAAATTGACGACCCGTATCTGGATACCAGGCCGCATATTAAGAAAGAAGATCGTAAGATCGGATACATTGTGGTAACGGCTGACAAGGGGCTGGCCGGTTCTTATAATCATAACATTTTTAAACTGGCTCAGGAGCAGATTGACAAGGGCGGAAATCCCATGCTGTTCGTAGTTGGTGATCTGGGACAGCAGTATTTTATGAAAAAGGGAATACCGGTGGAACAGGATTTCCGGTATACCGTTCAAAAGCCAAATATGAGCCGGGCCAGAATCATTGAGGAAAAGATCGTGGATTACTTCCTGACAGGAAAGCTTGATGAAGTATATATGATCTACACCAGAATGGTGAATGCCATGAAAATGGAGGCTGAGATCGAACAGCTTCTTCCCATTCCTAAGCACCGGTTAAGCCAGAGTGTACCAATTAATGTACATTTGGAAGAGATCACCATGAAGCCATCTCCACAGGCAGTGATCGATGCCATCGTGCCCAATTACATTGCAGGCTTTATCTATGGAGGTTTGGTGGAGTCTTATTCCAGCGAACAGAATTCCAGAATGATGGCTATGCAGGCTGCAACAAAGAGTGCTCAGGAGATGCTTGACGAGCTGGCGATAACCTATAACAGAGTGCGCCAGGCGGCCATTACCCAGGAGATCACCGAGGTAATCAGCGGTGCAAAGGCCCAAAAGAAAAAAAGGAAGAAAGCATAG
- the atpA gene encoding F0F1 ATP synthase subunit alpha has translation MASINSDEIISILRSEIEDYDAHARDQEVGTVISVGDGIATVYGIDRAMYGEIVIFDSGIKGMVQDIRKEDIGCILFGSDRDVREGSKVTRTKKRAGIPVGEKFVGRVVNALGAPIDGKGEIISDDYRPIEHEAPGIIDRKSVSVPMETGILAIDSMFPIGRGQRELIIGDRQTGKTSIAIDAILNQKGKGVICVYVAVGQKASTVAKLVNTLSHYGAMDYTIVVSSSASEPAPLQYIAPYSGTALAEYFMYQGKDVLIVYDDLSKHAVAYRSLSLLLERSPGREAYPGDVFYLHSRLLERSSRLSEEAGGGSITALPIIETQAGDVSAYIPTNVISITDGQIFLESDLFFSGMRPAVNVGLSVSRVGGAAQTKAMKKAAGSIRIDLAQCREMEVFTQFSSDLDPATKEQIQYGKGLTELLKQPLCHPLSLHAQVISLIVANNRLLLDVEVTKIKEFQRELLAFFDERYPKIGKEIEESRALSDELKQKIVDVTAEFKQKRV, from the coding sequence GTGGCTTCCATCAATTCAGATGAAATAATTTCTATATTGAGAAGTGAAATTGAAGATTATGACGCTCATGCCAGGGACCAGGAAGTTGGAACTGTTATAAGCGTTGGCGACGGCATTGCAACGGTTTATGGAATTGACCGTGCGATGTACGGCGAAATCGTTATTTTTGATAGTGGAATCAAGGGAATGGTACAGGACATCAGAAAAGAAGATATCGGATGCATCCTGTTCGGTTCCGACCGGGACGTCAGGGAAGGTTCCAAGGTAACAAGAACGAAAAAGCGTGCCGGAATCCCGGTAGGCGAAAAGTTTGTGGGAAGAGTTGTCAATGCTCTTGGTGCTCCCATTGACGGGAAGGGAGAGATCATCTCTGACGATTACCGTCCCATTGAACATGAAGCACCAGGCATTATTGATCGTAAGAGCGTGTCCGTTCCAATGGAAACAGGTATTCTTGCCATTGACTCCATGTTTCCTATCGGACGGGGACAAAGAGAGCTGATCATCGGCGACCGTCAGACCGGTAAGACTTCCATCGCTATTGATGCTATCTTAAACCAGAAGGGTAAGGGCGTGATCTGCGTTTATGTAGCAGTGGGGCAGAAGGCATCTACCGTTGCAAAGCTGGTGAATACCCTGTCACATTACGGCGCTATGGATTATACCATTGTGGTATCTTCTTCAGCCAGCGAACCCGCACCCTTACAGTATATCGCACCTTATTCCGGTACTGCTCTTGCAGAGTATTTCATGTACCAGGGAAAAGATGTGCTGATCGTTTATGATGATCTGTCAAAGCATGCGGTAGCATACCGGTCCTTATCCCTGCTATTAGAGCGTTCTCCTGGACGTGAGGCTTATCCAGGCGACGTATTTTATCTTCATTCCAGGCTTTTGGAGCGTTCCAGCCGGTTGAGTGAGGAAGCAGGAGGCGGTTCCATTACCGCACTGCCTATCATTGAAACCCAGGCCGGTGATGTATCGGCTTATATTCCGACCAATGTTATTTCTATTACAGACGGTCAGATATTCTTAGAAAGTGACCTCTTCTTCTCCGGTATGAGACCGGCAGTAAACGTAGGCCTTTCCGTATCCCGAGTTGGTGGAGCGGCCCAGACTAAGGCCATGAAAAAGGCTGCGGGGAGCATCCGTATCGACCTGGCACAGTGCCGGGAGATGGAAGTGTTCACCCAGTTCAGCTCAGATCTTGATCCGGCTACCAAGGAACAGATTCAATATGGTAAGGGACTTACAGAGCTGTTAAAACAGCCTTTATGCCATCCTTTGAGCCTTCATGCCCAGGTGATCAGTCTGATTGTAGCCAATAACCGCCTGCTCTTAGATGTGGAAGTTACAAAGATAAAAGAGTTTCAGAGAGAATTGCTGGCATTCTTTGATGAGCGCTATCCGAAAATCGGAAAGGAAATTGAAGAAAGCAGAGCGCTGTCTGACGAGCTGAAGCAGAAGATTGTTGATGTGACAGCCGAATTTAAACAGAAACGGGTGTAG
- a CDS encoding F0F1 ATP synthase subunit A translates to MSITEDLAEKLLEELNCETVFTIPIFGGIPIAESVVVTWIIMAALTLLSIILVRNLKVENPGKKQLALEMAIGGIYNFFEDLVGEEGKRYIPYLISVGIYLGVANLIGLAGFKPPTKDLNTTAALAVMSILLIEYSGLHKKGVKGFIKGFAEPSPIIAPINILELFIKPLSLCMRLFGNILASFVVMELLKQFAALLVPIPFSFYFDIFDGLIQAYVFVFLTALFIKESVE, encoded by the coding sequence GTGAGCATTACGGAGGATTTGGCAGAGAAGTTATTAGAGGAACTGAACTGCGAAACGGTTTTTACCATTCCGATATTCGGAGGCATTCCCATTGCTGAATCAGTAGTGGTGACATGGATTATCATGGCAGCACTGACACTCCTTTCCATCATTCTGGTGAGAAATCTTAAGGTTGAGAATCCTGGAAAGAAGCAACTGGCGCTTGAAATGGCAATCGGTGGAATTTACAATTTCTTTGAAGATTTAGTGGGGGAAGAAGGGAAGAGGTATATTCCTTATCTCATATCGGTGGGAATTTATCTCGGAGTGGCTAATTTGATTGGTTTGGCAGGTTTTAAGCCGCCTACCAAGGATTTAAATACCACTGCAGCGCTTGCTGTCATGAGCATACTTCTGATAGAATATTCAGGCCTTCACAAAAAAGGGGTAAAAGGTTTTATAAAAGGCTTTGCAGAGCCGTCACCGATTATAGCCCCTATTAACATCCTGGAATTATTTATTAAACCGCTTTCTTTGTGTATGCGGCTTTTTGGTAATATCCTGGCGTCATTTGTGGTTATGGAATTGCTTAAGCAGTTTGCAGCACTCCTTGTACCAATTCCGTTCAGTTTTTATTTTGATATTTTTGACGGATTGATTCAGGCATATGTATTTGTATTTTTGACTGCCCTTTTCATTAAGGAATCGGTAGAATAA
- a CDS encoding alginate lyase family protein — translation MSKEQYFENRNNYISGEDKAWVTDYCQRNWPEEVNHILRIADDAIEHTFLFDLRWDMERTYEPVHFDQEVVWDYMPGDDPEFIFQFNRHQFFICLGQAYAMTGDEKYAKTFAELLDSWIKNNPLTEETKQTTWRSIEAGIRAETWVKAMGYFKDSPSVDDRLVKAYMDCLTVHAEYLMTTYKHFQIKSNWGVIENRGLMEIALALPLSDRTREYLDAALMRLSEEIEVQIADDGVHWEQSPMYHNEVFHCYLEVMRLAKRYGIKLSRKRMEKVRQMAYANAAWKKPNHCQPMQGDSDETDIRDLLTQSAWLFSDPMLKFCAYDKMDYDGAWDFIKEGIEGYGKLIAKEPDFLDRVMESTGNLFVRSGWDENADYFHFRCGFLGGGHGHSDKLHVDLVINGEDILMDTGRYHYVPGEARTWFKSALGHNVPLIDGRDYLKCRDAWGVDQMSAAYFGGYKKKDGYRYIQGSHGGYLNGEEGNVWITRKVLAIDTDLYLIADEFFSREKHTYQQLFHFNNQGKVSRSGCTVRYCGIRTDGELTVLTQGCEMKLSDGRISRNYNQMETGRQLLTGKEADGFSSIITVVSGGEKKNYKSPELSLLPVFGADPSVPLDPSDAEAVSIGWKGKNYVVILAHRDIGDSTDLLTAGGVKGLGTVMVFDTEKQKVGGTVLHW, via the coding sequence ATGTCAAAGGAACAGTATTTTGAAAACCGGAATAATTATATTAGCGGCGAGGATAAGGCATGGGTCACGGATTACTGCCAAAGGAATTGGCCGGAGGAAGTGAATCATATCCTTCGAATTGCAGATGATGCAATAGAGCATACGTTTTTGTTTGATTTGCGGTGGGATATGGAGCGGACCTATGAGCCGGTTCATTTTGATCAGGAAGTAGTTTGGGACTACATGCCGGGAGATGACCCGGAATTTATCTTTCAGTTCAACCGCCACCAGTTCTTTATATGCCTGGGACAGGCATATGCCATGACTGGTGATGAAAAGTATGCAAAGACTTTTGCAGAGCTATTAGATTCCTGGATAAAAAACAATCCTCTTACTGAAGAAACCAAACAAACTACATGGAGGAGCATTGAAGCCGGTATAAGGGCTGAAACCTGGGTAAAGGCCATGGGCTATTTTAAGGACAGCCCCTCTGTAGATGACAGGCTTGTGAAAGCATATATGGACTGTCTCACCGTTCATGCAGAATACCTTATGACTACCTATAAACATTTCCAGATCAAGAGCAACTGGGGAGTTATTGAAAACCGGGGCCTTATGGAGATCGCACTGGCACTTCCTTTAAGCGACCGGACAAGAGAATATCTGGACGCAGCGCTTATGCGCCTTAGTGAAGAGATAGAGGTGCAGATCGCCGATGACGGAGTGCACTGGGAGCAATCCCCTATGTATCATAATGAGGTGTTTCATTGTTATCTGGAAGTGATGCGGTTGGCTAAGCGCTACGGAATTAAGCTTTCAAGGAAAAGGATGGAGAAAGTACGGCAGATGGCCTATGCAAATGCTGCTTGGAAAAAGCCCAACCATTGCCAGCCCATGCAGGGAGACAGTGATGAAACCGATATCAGGGACTTACTGACTCAAAGCGCCTGGCTGTTTTCAGATCCGATGCTGAAATTCTGTGCTTATGACAAAATGGATTATGACGGTGCATGGGACTTTATAAAAGAAGGAATCGAGGGCTATGGAAAGCTAATTGCAAAGGAACCGGATTTTTTAGACAGGGTTATGGAAAGCACCGGAAATCTTTTTGTCCGGTCCGGCTGGGATGAAAATGCGGATTATTTCCACTTCCGCTGCGGATTCCTGGGAGGAGGCCACGGCCATTCTGACAAGCTGCATGTGGACCTTGTGATCAACGGAGAAGATATCCTCATGGACACAGGGCGTTATCATTATGTGCCTGGCGAAGCAAGAACCTGGTTTAAAAGCGCCTTAGGCCACAATGTTCCCCTGATTGACGGCCGTGACTATTTAAAGTGCCGGGATGCCTGGGGCGTGGATCAGATGTCTGCTGCATATTTTGGCGGTTATAAGAAAAAGGACGGGTACCGCTATATCCAGGGAAGCCACGGTGGATATTTAAATGGAGAAGAGGGAAATGTGTGGATCACCAGAAAAGTGCTGGCAATTGATACGGATCTTTATCTGATCGCTGACGAGTTTTTCTCAAGGGAAAAGCACACATACCAGCAGCTCTTTCATTTTAACAACCAGGGAAAGGTTTCCAGGTCCGGATGCACCGTTCGTTATTGTGGCATCAGGACAGACGGGGAATTGACAGTTCTTACGCAGGGATGTGAGATGAAGCTGTCAGATGGCCGGATATCAAGAAATTATAACCAGATGGAAACGGGAAGGCAGCTTTTGACCGGTAAAGAAGCAGATGGTTTTTCTTCTATTATTACTGTTGTATCAGGAGGGGAAAAGAAGAACTACAAATCTCCGGAGCTTTCCCTTCTTCCTGTATTTGGCGCGGACCCATCGGTTCCCTTAGATCCTTCTGATGCGGAGGCGGTATCTATTGGCTGGAAAGGAAAGAACTATGTGGTTATTTTGGCCCACCGAGATATCGGAGATTCCACAGACCTGCTTACAGCTGGAGGCGTGAAGGGACTTGGAACGGTGATGGTATTTGATACGGAAAAGCAGAAAGTGGGAGGCACGGTACTTCACTGGTAG
- a CDS encoding alpha/beta hydrolase — MGEMISSFDGTKLFLNREVPEAVRGAAVIVHGLCEHQGRYDYVAELLHKAGIATYRFDHRGHGRSEGERTHYEDFHELLDDTNIVVDMAIMEHPDIPVFLIGHSMGGFTVSLYGAKYPDKKLRGIITSGALTKDNMGLISGVPGGLDPHTMLPNELGAGVCSVAEVVDWYGKDPYNSKTFTTGLCYALCQGIAWFEEAVKRFEYPILMLHGEKDGLVSVQDTYEFFAAAPSKDKQMKIYGGLFHEIFNEYCRDEVINDVLHWIEARIAL; from the coding sequence ATGGGAGAAATGATTTCTTCATTTGACGGAACCAAACTGTTTTTAAATAGGGAAGTTCCAGAGGCAGTCCGGGGAGCAGCCGTCATTGTCCACGGATTATGTGAACATCAGGGAAGATATGATTACGTTGCTGAGCTGCTTCACAAAGCCGGGATCGCAACCTACCGCTTCGATCACAGGGGTCACGGACGTTCTGAGGGGGAACGGACCCACTATGAAGACTTCCATGAACTGCTTGATGACACTAATATAGTGGTGGACATGGCAATCATGGAACATCCGGATATCCCGGTGTTTTTAATCGGTCACAGCATGGGAGGCTTCACCGTTTCCTTATACGGCGCAAAATATCCGGACAAGAAACTTCGGGGCATCATCACCAGCGGCGCATTGACAAAAGATAATATGGGGCTGATAAGCGGTGTTCCAGGAGGCCTGGACCCTCACACCATGCTTCCCAATGAACTGGGAGCAGGCGTATGCTCCGTAGCCGAAGTCGTTGACTGGTACGGCAAGGATCCCTATAACTCAAAAACTTTTACTACCGGCTTATGCTACGCCCTCTGCCAGGGAATTGCCTGGTTTGAAGAGGCAGTGAAAAGGTTTGAGTATCCCATCCTCATGCTTCATGGGGAAAAGGATGGATTGGTAAGCGTTCAGGACACTTATGAATTCTTCGCAGCCGCACCATCAAAAGATAAGCAGATGAAGATCTATGGAGGATTGTTCCACGAGATCTTTAATGAATACTGCAGGGATGAAGTCATTAATGATGTCCTGCACTGGATTGAGGCACGGATTGCCCTTTAA
- the atpH gene encoding ATP synthase F1 subunit delta: MMQAAINYGQVLYELSVPETAIEETALALKTVPELKRALNSPVVARSSKHRIIDRVFPAEIRTFLKVLVDRRDVDLADDIFNAWRACVCRQEGVLEASLFYVTEPEEEQLREIKAMLCKKYDKRDVRLRLIQDPGLIGGFIIRVGDVETDWSLRGRLRELEQKIMRR, translated from the coding sequence ATGATGCAGGCAGCAATTAATTACGGGCAGGTGCTTTATGAGCTCTCTGTTCCTGAAACAGCCATTGAGGAAACGGCTCTGGCACTAAAGACTGTGCCGGAGCTTAAGCGTGCTCTTAACAGCCCTGTGGTTGCAAGGAGCAGCAAGCACCGGATTATTGACCGCGTATTTCCTGCTGAGATCAGAACCTTTTTAAAGGTTCTGGTGGATCGCCGGGATGTAGATCTTGCAGATGATATTTTTAATGCATGGCGTGCCTGCGTTTGCAGACAGGAAGGAGTCCTGGAGGCTTCCCTTTTCTACGTGACAGAACCGGAGGAAGAGCAGCTTCGCGAAATCAAAGCAATGCTGTGTAAAAAATATGATAAACGTGATGTAAGGCTTCGCCTGATTCAGGACCCCGGTTTGATCGGTGGATTCATCATCCGCGTAGGAGATGTGGAAACTGACTGGAGCTTAAGGGGACGCCTTAGAGAATTGGAACAAAAAATAATGCGGAGGTGA
- the atpC gene encoding ATP synthase F1 subunit epsilon, which produces MSKNTFFLQVLASDKVFYRGLCQELVIPLSDGEKAILPHHEDMVIAVSIGEMRLLDEKGQWIHAVVGNGFIQIINNRITLLVDTAEHPEDIDERRAEEAMERAAEQLRQSKSLQEHSHFEASMARSLARLRTKHKYEL; this is translated from the coding sequence GTGAGTAAAAATACATTTTTCCTTCAGGTTCTTGCTAGTGATAAGGTGTTTTACAGAGGTTTGTGCCAGGAGCTTGTGATTCCTCTTTCAGATGGAGAAAAGGCGATCCTTCCTCATCATGAGGATATGGTCATAGCAGTATCCATAGGGGAAATGCGTTTGTTGGATGAAAAAGGCCAGTGGATTCATGCAGTTGTTGGAAATGGTTTCATTCAGATTATCAACAATCGTATCACGCTTCTTGTTGACACTGCCGAGCATCCGGAAGATATTGACGAACGCCGAGCGGAAGAAGCAATGGAGAGAGCGGCAGAGCAGCTAAGGCAGAGTAAGAGCCTTCAGGAGCATTCTCATTTTGAGGCTTCTATGGCCAGATCACTGGCCAGGCTGCGTACAAAACACAAATATGAGCTTTGA
- the atpF gene encoding F0F1 ATP synthase subunit B produces MLRLDMNFVWTIVNLIVLYLLLRHFLIGPVLEVMNKRRGMIEQSISDARNKEVQAADLKKQYEEKLAVSSDEGSKLIEEAKNQAKAQYDRILKDAEEDAGRLMVEARKQAEADQEKALREAKAQIAGIVIAAAAKVVNQEVSARANQALYDSFIAEAGDFHDAGSN; encoded by the coding sequence ATGCTTAGACTGGATATGAACTTTGTATGGACTATCGTGAATCTCATCGTCCTGTATCTTTTGCTTAGGCATTTCCTCATAGGGCCGGTTTTGGAAGTGATGAATAAACGGCGGGGAATGATTGAACAGAGCATTTCAGATGCCAGGAATAAGGAAGTTCAGGCAGCGGATCTTAAAAAGCAGTATGAAGAAAAGCTGGCTGTCTCCTCGGATGAGGGTTCAAAGCTTATTGAAGAAGCGAAAAACCAGGCAAAGGCCCAGTATGACCGGATCTTAAAGGATGCGGAGGAAGATGCAGGCCGTTTGATGGTCGAGGCCAGGAAACAAGCTGAGGCTGATCAGGAAAAGGCATTGCGTGAGGCCAAGGCGCAGATTGCGGGCATAGTTATCGCAGCAGCGGCCAAGGTGGTTAATCAGGAGGTGAGCGCCAGGGCAAATCAGGCGCTTTATGATTCATTTATAGCAGAAGCAGGTGATTTTCATGATGCAGGCAGCAATTAA
- a CDS encoding ZIP family metal transporter translates to MTPVLWAAGGTGFTFLMTTLGASVVFFFRKDVNQSVQRIFLGFAAGVMIAASVWSLLIPAIEEAEASGIAGWIPAAGGFVLGVLFLILLDTLLPHLHPDLNSNKTNEAEGISSTWKRTTLLVMAVTLHNIPEGMAVGLAFALAAQHGGDPALYTSAMALAIGIGIQNFPEGAAISLPLRQEGLSTGKAFIRGSMSGIVEPIFGILTVLVAGSIQPLMPWLLSFAAGAMMYVVVEELIPEAHLGEHSNVGTLGVMVGFLIMMILDVALG, encoded by the coding sequence ATGACGCCTGTTCTGTGGGCTGCCGGCGGTACCGGCTTTACATTTCTCATGACCACCCTGGGGGCTTCGGTTGTATTCTTCTTCCGAAAGGATGTAAACCAGTCTGTCCAGAGGATCTTCCTTGGCTTTGCTGCCGGTGTCATGATCGCGGCCTCGGTATGGTCGCTTCTCATTCCAGCCATCGAGGAGGCTGAGGCAAGCGGAATTGCGGGCTGGATACCCGCTGCAGGAGGATTTGTCCTGGGAGTACTATTTCTCATATTGTTAGACACCCTTCTTCCTCACCTTCATCCAGATTTGAACAGCAATAAAACGAATGAGGCGGAAGGAATCTCTTCCACCTGGAAACGGACCACCCTGCTTGTCATGGCTGTGACGCTTCATAACATTCCGGAGGGTATGGCCGTTGGACTGGCTTTTGCCCTGGCTGCACAGCATGGAGGCGATCCGGCTCTTTATACGTCTGCCATGGCACTTGCTATCGGTATCGGCATCCAGAACTTCCCGGAAGGTGCTGCCATCTCCCTGCCCTTAAGACAGGAAGGTCTTTCCACGGGAAAGGCATTTATACGGGGCAGCATGTCCGGCATTGTAGAGCCTATATTCGGAATCCTTACCGTGCTCGTGGCAGGCAGTATCCAGCCGCTCATGCCCTGGCTTCTGTCCTTTGCGGCCGGCGCCATGATGTATGTGGTGGTGGAAGAACTGATTCCCGAGGCGCATTTAGGAGAACATTCCAATGTTGGAACCCTTGGCGTTATGGTGGGATTTCTGATCATGATGATTTTAGACGTGGCTTTAGGTTAA